The genomic region AAATTAAGAAAGATGTTCTCAGGCCAAAGGATCGATGAAGAGATAGAGATGATTAAAATAAACAGTTTTAATAAAGCTTTTTTCAAATATTGTGGCAATATCTTAGACGATAATATTTTAATTAATTTTAATATTTTTGGGCCTGTTTCTTTTTATAGGGCATACTCTTTATTTAAAGAATTTAGACAAATTTTTGATAGTTTTATAGAAAAGTCAAACTTTTATGATTTCTTATTTTTCTACTTTAAGTTTTCTAAAAAACCAATAGGTAAAGCTCTTAAAAGTTATGAAAAGTTAAAGAAGTGTCTTTCATCTATTGAACCTGTTGGCCCACTTTTAAGATTTGAAGAGCTTATATATCCTTTGGAGTTAATTTCTACAAATGACCTCAACAATGAAGATCTTAATTTAGATGGCTTTAAATATATCTATAAAACAAACTACTATGTATTACTCTATGACGAGACAAATCAAATTGAGATTAAATTATACTTAATAGATTTTAAAAATTTTTACTTACAGAAGTGGTTTTTGACTGGCTCATTAATTCACAATGATATATTTATTCAGCTTGCTAAGCGAAAGTTCAATAATTTTAGAATCTTTAAAGACGGCATTTTTATTGATGGAGTTCGAATTGTCGTTGATGATGAAAAAGACATTTATAGAAAATGCGGCTTTAATTATGTTCCTCCAGAACTTAGATGTGGAAGTACTGAATTGTTTGCGGATAAAGAGGATTTAAAAACTGTAAAATTCGCTGATATAAAGTCGGATTTACATATTCACACAAATTATAGCGATGGCTCTCATACAATTGAGGAATTGTGCGAATTTTATATTGCTAAGGGTTTTCAACATATAGTATTAACCGATCATTCGGTTTCGCTTACTCAGGGCAGAGGATTGGATATTGAAAAATTAATCGAGAAAAATAATTTGATTGATAAATTAAACAAAAATTTTAAAAACTTTAAGATATTTAAAGGGGCAGAAGTTGACATATTGCACGATGGATCGCTTGATTATCCAGATTGGATTTTAAGGGATTTGGATTTCGTAGTTGCATCAGTTCATCAAGATTATTCTGATAGTGAGGGCGTTATGACTATGAGGTTTAAAAAGGCTATTATGAATCCATACGTACATATGATAGGGCATATTAGTGGTAGGCTTGTAGGCTTCTTGCCAATTTATAATATTAATTTGAAAAGTTTATTGGAACTTGCCTCTGAATATAAGACTATAATTGAAATAAATGGTAATCCAGCCAGGCTGGATATTGATGTAAGTTCAATTAGAATGTATAAAGAAAGATTTAAAAATCTATATGCTGTAAATACAGATCTTCACAACATTAGGCAATATGATGTGAGGTTTTTCTGTTCTGTGATGGCTGCAAGAAAATCTTATTTAAAAAAGAGCGAAATTGTTAATTCACTGAGCACAACTGAGTTTGAGGATTTAATTAGAGCCATTAGAGCTGAAAAACTTCTTAAAAATGGCTATATCTGAAAAGGGAGTGTTTGATATTAATAAATGGAGATTGTGGTGGAATAAGCATGTTTGAGGATTTAGTTTGGCAGATTAAAAGGCTATTAAAAATTTTAATAGCAATGTTTATCGTGATTTTTCTACCTCTTTTCTGGTTCTTTAATCAAGTTGGGCCAAAATATTATATTAGTTCTGAGACGCCCAGTTTTGTTGTAGAGAAGTATTTAGATGGAAAGAAAAACGATGATTTTTATGAGATTTACGTTAACTATCCATCTATTTTCAAAAAAGACTTGTATGGCATTGCATACAGCGGTTGGGCAAAAAACATATATCAAGAAGTAAGATATAGGGTAGTTGATGTTAAAAATTATGGTAATGAGGCAGATGTTAATGTTCTTGTGACCTTAATAGGAGGAGATAGGAAGATGACAGAATATGTTTTAAGAAAAGAAAGCGGTTTATGGAAGATTGTTTATGATAAAGACTTAGGTTTTGTAGAATTTTCAACGAAGGGCAATTAAAATGAGCTTTGTACATTTACATGTTCATAGTGAATATAGTTTATTGGATGGAGCAAGCAGATTAGAAGACCTTATTCTAAAGGCTAAAAACAACAACATGCATTCATTTGCTCTTACAGATCACGGAAATATGTATGGAGCCTTAAAGTTTTATTCTTTGGCGAAAAAACATGAATTGAAGCCATTAATTGGCTGTGAAGTATATGTCAGTGACGACATGACAAAACAAGTTAGGGCAAATTCTGACCCAGAATCTTACTTGTCTCATCTTATACTAATTGCGAAAAATTTCGATGGTTATAAAAACTTAGTTAGGCTTGTTTCTCTTGGATTTCTTAAGGGATTTTATTATAAACCAAGAATTGATCTAAAAACTTTGTATGAACATAAAGAGGGGCTAATAGTTTCAAGCGCATGTATGTATGGGAGAATACCTCAACTTATTCTTGCCAATAGTCAGGATCGCGCTGTCGAGATGGCCAAGACGTTGAAAGATTGGTTTGGAGAAGATTTTTACCTTGAGATACAGGATCATGGCTTGGAAGAGGAGAAAAAACTAATTCCTGTAATAATAAATATGGCTCAAGATTTGCATATTCCTTTGGTAGCTACAAATGACTCTCACTATACTAATAGAGAAGACGCTGAGTTTCATGATGTTTTGCTGTGTATCCAAACGAAGAAGACCGTTCAAGACAAGAATCGTATGAAATTCAATACAGACTCTCTATATTTTAAAACACCTGAAGAAATGACTGATCTTTTTTCATATTGTAAGGAAGCCATTGATAATACCCTGGTTCTTGCAGATAAATGTAACCTTGAATTGCCAATTGGCAAGGTAACAGTACCAAAATTCCCCTGCGCAGAAGGCAAGACTGAAAAGGAATACCTTAATATCTTGATTGAAAATGGCTTAAATCAAAGATATAATGGAGATATATCCAACGAAATAAAAGAGCGTTTAGACTTTGAGCTTGATATCATAAAGAAAACAGGCTATGAAGGTTATTTTTTAATAGTGTCTGATTATATTA from Thermodesulfobium sp. 4217-1 harbors:
- a CDS encoding PHP domain-containing protein; translated protein: MEKLKYKSNQRAADVARRLKYIIDYHFLIGIGDISNFNYAYELAVKWNNEAYNLVFGDNSSKLSQDMKLKLRKMFSGQRIDEEIEMIKINSFNKAFFKYCGNILDDNILINFNIFGPVSFYRAYSLFKEFRQIFDSFIEKSNFYDFLFFYFKFSKKPIGKALKSYEKLKKCLSSIEPVGPLLRFEELIYPLELISTNDLNNEDLNLDGFKYIYKTNYYVLLYDETNQIEIKLYLIDFKNFYLQKWFLTGSLIHNDIFIQLAKRKFNNFRIFKDGIFIDGVRIVVDDEKDIYRKCGFNYVPPELRCGSTELFADKEDLKTVKFADIKSDLHIHTNYSDGSHTIEELCEFYIAKGFQHIVLTDHSVSLTQGRGLDIEKLIEKNNLIDKLNKNFKNFKIFKGAEVDILHDGSLDYPDWILRDLDFVVASVHQDYSDSEGVMTMRFKKAIMNPYVHMIGHISGRLVGFLPIYNINLKSLLELASEYKTIIEINGNPARLDIDVSSIRMYKERFKNLYAVNTDLHNIRQYDVRFFCSVMAARKSYLKKSEIVNSLSTTEFEDLIRAIRAEKLLKNGYI